Proteins encoded together in one Thermococcus barophilus MP window:
- a CDS encoding 1,4-alpha-glucan branching protein: MAKGYFTFVLHTHIPYVRKHGKWPFGEEWIFEAIAESYIPLLMEFERLKKKGVKFQLVIGITPILAEQLADDYIKAEFEKYMERKLNAMREDLKKFENDEKLRKAVEYMLNYFEEVFEYWKKINGDIIGKFKQFQDGGYIEIITSAATHGYLPLLGRDEAIEGQLVNGILTYEKHFGRKPNGIWLPECAYRPEGFWQSPSSGEILWRKGLEKFLEKYNLKFFFVESHLIDEGPASFGYGKILPAKAPKSTLRPYFIKGTNIAVFARNRETGLQVWSADIGYPGDFWYREFHKKAEKSGGQYWRVTGKHIDLGDKEPYVPEKALERTEEHAKHFVSLVRGLLENYERETGEKGIVVAPYDTELFGHWWFEGVKWLGRVLELMSEEGIETTAISRFLESYRGERYEIELPEGSWGMYGTHYTWWNPEVEWMWEHIHKAEDRMVALVSKYLHEHEFGDRVLEQLGRELLLIESSDWPFLITTGQAKEYGKRRLLEHANVFHRLANALEEYFKSGEFREVEFLEEIEKKDNPFHPINIEVYVSEEPPSVPEYVEPPEIPKEKESSEEKTKVANEVVYSYTVIQRAYAMEKIKRKRIPKELPKLKRRKSKKKRNIQSELLKIKGIGSKTLKKLEKAGIRTLNDLKSADLEDLARRTKISVKRLKKFVSQIP; encoded by the coding sequence ATGGCTAAAGGATATTTTACGTTTGTATTACACACCCACATCCCTTATGTGAGAAAGCACGGCAAATGGCCATTTGGTGAAGAGTGGATATTCGAGGCAATAGCAGAGAGCTATATCCCTCTTTTAATGGAATTTGAGCGCTTAAAAAAGAAAGGCGTTAAGTTTCAGCTTGTAATTGGAATAACACCGATTTTAGCGGAACAACTTGCTGATGATTATATAAAAGCTGAGTTTGAGAAATATATGGAGAGAAAGCTCAACGCTATGCGTGAGGATTTGAAGAAGTTTGAAAATGACGAGAAGCTGAGAAAAGCAGTCGAATACATGCTCAATTATTTTGAAGAAGTCTTTGAGTATTGGAAAAAAATCAATGGTGACATAATCGGGAAATTTAAGCAGTTCCAAGATGGGGGATACATTGAAATCATAACTTCGGCAGCAACTCACGGCTATCTGCCTCTCTTGGGGAGAGATGAGGCAATTGAGGGACAGCTCGTAAATGGGATATTAACATATGAGAAGCACTTTGGAAGGAAACCCAATGGCATATGGCTTCCAGAATGTGCCTATCGTCCAGAAGGTTTTTGGCAGAGTCCAAGCAGCGGGGAAATCCTGTGGAGAAAAGGTTTGGAGAAGTTCTTGGAGAAGTACAACCTTAAGTTCTTCTTTGTTGAAAGTCACCTCATTGATGAAGGGCCCGCAAGCTTTGGCTATGGAAAAATCCTTCCGGCCAAGGCTCCGAAGTCAACGCTGAGACCATACTTCATAAAAGGCACAAACATAGCGGTCTTTGCAAGGAACAGAGAGACTGGGTTGCAGGTTTGGAGTGCTGATATTGGATATCCTGGCGATTTCTGGTACAGAGAATTTCACAAGAAAGCAGAGAAGAGCGGAGGTCAGTACTGGCGTGTTACTGGAAAGCACATTGATTTAGGAGATAAAGAGCCATATGTCCCAGAAAAGGCTTTAGAAAGAACTGAAGAACATGCAAAGCACTTCGTCAGTTTGGTGAGAGGGTTGCTCGAAAATTATGAGAGAGAGACGGGAGAGAAGGGCATAGTGGTTGCTCCATATGACACTGAGCTCTTTGGTCATTGGTGGTTTGAAGGTGTCAAGTGGCTTGGCCGTGTATTGGAGTTAATGAGCGAGGAGGGAATAGAGACAACTGCGATTTCAAGATTCCTTGAGAGTTATAGAGGAGAGAGGTATGAAATAGAACTCCCGGAGGGTTCATGGGGGATGTATGGGACTCATTACACATGGTGGAATCCTGAAGTTGAGTGGATGTGGGAGCACATACACAAAGCTGAGGACAGAATGGTTGCTTTGGTGAGTAAATACCTCCATGAACATGAGTTTGGAGATAGAGTTTTGGAACAGCTTGGAAGGGAGCTTTTGCTGATTGAGAGCAGTGATTGGCCGTTCCTCATAACAACTGGTCAAGCTAAGGAGTATGGAAAGAGACGCCTTTTGGAGCATGCAAATGTCTTCCACCGCTTGGCAAATGCCTTGGAGGAGTACTTCAAGAGTGGTGAATTCAGAGAGGTTGAATTCTTAGAGGAGATTGAGAAGAAAGACAATCCATTCCACCCCATAAATATAGAAGTCTACGTGAGTGAAGAACCTCCAAGTGTCCCTGAATATGTGGAACCACCTGAGATTCCAAAAGAAAAAGAAAGCTCTGAAGAAAAAACTAAAGTTGCCAATGAGGTTGTTTATTCATACACAGTAATACAGAGAGCTTATGCGATGGAAAAAATAAAAAGAAAAAGGATTCCCAAAGAACTTCCTAAACTAAAGAGAAGAAAAAGTAAGAAGAAAAGAAATATCCAAAGCGAACTTTTAAAAATAAAAGGAATAGGTTCAAAAACTCTCAAGAAGCTCGAAAAAGCTGGCATAAGAACGCTCAACGATCTAAAGAGTGCTGATTTAGAAGATCTTGCAAGGAGGACAAAGATTTCAGTTAAAAGGTTGAAAAAATTTGTGAGCCAGATCCCTTGA
- a CDS encoding P-II family nitrogen regulator translates to MKKVEAIIREEDFEKVKNALRQLGIVPLTVYPVKGRGIQGGVPPYDLLPKLKIEIVVKDEDVEKVIDAIVRNAKRGIPGDGKVFVLPVYDAIRIRTGEKGNDALY, encoded by the coding sequence ATGAAAAAGGTTGAAGCCATTATTAGGGAAGAAGATTTTGAGAAAGTTAAAAATGCTCTCAGGCAGCTTGGTATTGTTCCATTAACCGTGTACCCCGTTAAAGGCAGAGGAATCCAAGGGGGAGTCCCCCCTTATGATCTGCTGCCAAAACTCAAGATTGAGATTGTGGTTAAAGACGAGGATGTTGAGAAAGTTATAGATGCAATAGTCAGAAATGCAAAAAGGGGAATTCCGGGAGATGGAAAGGTATTTGTCCTCCCAGTTTATGATGCAATAAGAATAAGAACTGGAGAAAAAGGAAACGACGCATTATATTAG
- a CDS encoding sodium-dependent transporter, whose protein sequence is MEQRDRWATKLGLILAMAGNAIGLGNFWRFPYQLASNGGGAFMIPYFIALFFLGIPVMWIEWTTGRYGGKYGHGTLGPMFYLMARESVKPKTALIFGVIGGMLAFSVSSLLSSYYYQVIGWSAAYTYYSLTGAYFGQDTVKFFLNYVANLKAVIFFWGITMVLLGIAVGQGVSKGIERWVKVMMPLLYVFAILLVIRALTLGSPVKPEWSSIKGLEYIWTPNFTALKQNFFKISLAAAGQIFFTLSLGMGIIHNYASYLGPEDDVALSGLATVSLNEFAEVILGGSLAIPIAFAYLGPEQAIKGGVGLAYMALPNVFMHMPGGRIFGAMWFLLLWFAGFTSAIATYNYLVAMLEEDLKIDRKVGTWVVFVFLFLLGLPVALDSSLVYLSELDMWVGSYFLVLLGFFDVIVGVWLFKPDNFWEELHKGAFINVPEWFKPIIMYIAPLFMAVLLIGNTKDYYSMGALRFHVSKAYVENVLGGSYPDAVPLVLRARIVILIILIIGAIEAYLAIKKKYGEELEKNEVIIKV, encoded by the coding sequence ATGGAACAAAGAGATAGATGGGCAACCAAACTTGGTTTGATTTTAGCTATGGCAGGTAATGCCATCGGTCTTGGAAACTTCTGGAGATTCCCATACCAGCTTGCCAGCAATGGTGGCGGTGCGTTCATGATACCATATTTCATTGCACTGTTCTTCTTGGGCATTCCAGTGATGTGGATTGAGTGGACAACGGGAAGATACGGTGGAAAATATGGTCATGGTACACTGGGACCAATGTTCTATTTGATGGCAAGAGAAAGTGTTAAACCAAAGACCGCATTAATTTTCGGTGTAATAGGTGGCATGCTGGCATTTTCAGTTTCATCATTGCTGAGCTCATACTACTACCAAGTTATCGGATGGTCAGCTGCATACACATACTACAGCCTTACCGGTGCATACTTCGGACAAGATACCGTGAAGTTCTTCCTGAACTATGTAGCAAATCTTAAGGCAGTTATATTCTTCTGGGGCATAACAATGGTTCTCCTTGGCATTGCGGTAGGACAGGGTGTCAGCAAGGGTATCGAGAGATGGGTCAAGGTAATGATGCCACTATTATATGTGTTCGCTATCTTACTGGTTATCAGAGCCCTAACCCTTGGCTCACCAGTTAAGCCAGAGTGGAGCTCAATTAAAGGTCTGGAATACATCTGGACACCTAACTTTACAGCATTAAAGCAAAACTTCTTCAAGATAAGCTTAGCTGCCGCAGGACAGATATTCTTCACGTTAAGTTTGGGTATGGGTATTATTCACAACTATGCCAGCTATCTTGGACCAGAGGATGATGTTGCGCTTTCAGGTTTAGCAACGGTTTCACTTAATGAATTCGCTGAGGTCATACTTGGTGGTTCATTGGCTATCCCAATTGCATTTGCATACTTGGGACCAGAGCAGGCAATTAAAGGTGGTGTTGGATTAGCATATATGGCACTGCCAAACGTTTTCATGCACATGCCTGGAGGAAGAATATTCGGTGCAATGTGGTTCCTCTTGCTATGGTTCGCAGGATTCACATCAGCTATCGCAACATACAACTATCTGGTAGCAATGCTTGAGGAAGACCTCAAGATCGACAGAAAGGTCGGCACATGGGTAGTGTTCGTATTCCTGTTCCTCCTCGGACTGCCAGTTGCATTGGACAGCAGCTTAGTTTACTTGAGCGAGCTTGACATGTGGGTCGGATCATACTTCCTTGTACTGCTTGGATTCTTCGACGTCATAGTGGGCGTGTGGCTCTTCAAGCCAGACAACTTCTGGGAGGAGCTCCACAAGGGTGCATTTATCAACGTTCCAGAGTGGTTCAAGCCAATTATAATGTACATTGCTCCACTGTTCATGGCAGTACTCCTAATTGGAAACACAAAAGACTACTACAGCATGGGAGCACTGAGATTCCACGTTTCAAAAGCCTATGTTGAGAACGTCCTTGGAGGATCATATCCAGACGCTGTACCACTGGTGCTCAGGGCAAGAATAGTGATCCTCATAATCCTGATCATTGGTGCCATCGAAGCATACTTAGCAATCAAGAAGAAGTACGGAGAAGAGCTTGAAAAGAACGAGGTCATCATCAAGGTGTGA
- the gdhA gene encoding glutamate dehydrogenase: MVEQDPFEIAVKQLERAAQYMDISEEALEFLKRPQRILEVTIPVEMDDGSVKVFTGFRVQYNWARGPTKGGIRWHPEETLSTVKALAAWMTWKTAVMDLPYGGGKGGIICNPKELSDREKERLARGYIRAIYDIISPYTDIPAPDVYTNPQIMAWMMDEYEMISRRKTPAFGIITGKPPSVGGIIARMDATARGGAFTVREAAKALGWDTLKGKTIAIQGYGNAGYYMAKIMSEEYGMKVVAVSDSKGGIYNPDGLNADEVLKWKKEHGSVKDFPGATNITNEELLELEVDVLAPAAIEEVITKKNADNIKAKIIAELANGPTTPEADEILYEKGILIIPDFLCNAGGVTVSYFEWVQNITGDYWTVEETRAKLDKKMTKAFWDVYNTHKEKNINMRDAAYVVAVSRVYQAMLDRGWVKK, encoded by the coding sequence ATGGTTGAGCAAGACCCATTTGAAATTGCTGTTAAGCAGCTTGAAAGAGCTGCCCAGTATATGGATATAAGTGAAGAGGCTTTGGAGTTTTTAAAGAGACCCCAAAGAATTCTTGAGGTAACAATACCTGTTGAGATGGATGACGGTTCTGTAAAAGTCTTCACTGGTTTTAGAGTCCAGTACAACTGGGCTCGCGGTCCAACAAAGGGTGGAATTAGGTGGCACCCTGAAGAGACACTCAGCACCGTTAAAGCTTTGGCTGCTTGGATGACCTGGAAGACTGCTGTTATGGACCTCCCATACGGTGGAGGTAAGGGTGGTATCATCTGTAATCCAAAGGAGCTCTCCGATAGAGAAAAGGAGAGGCTTGCAAGAGGGTATATAAGAGCCATTTATGACATCATAAGCCCATACACAGACATTCCAGCTCCAGACGTTTACACCAACCCACAGATTATGGCTTGGATGATGGATGAGTATGAGATGATTTCAAGAAGAAAGACCCCAGCCTTCGGTATCATCACAGGTAAGCCACCAAGCGTTGGTGGTATAATAGCGAGAATGGATGCAACAGCAAGAGGTGGAGCTTTCACAGTCAGAGAGGCAGCCAAGGCACTTGGCTGGGACACCCTCAAGGGCAAGACCATTGCAATCCAGGGTTACGGTAACGCCGGTTACTACATGGCCAAGATCATGAGCGAGGAGTACGGAATGAAAGTTGTTGCCGTCAGTGACAGCAAGGGTGGTATCTACAACCCAGATGGACTCAATGCTGATGAAGTCCTTAAGTGGAAGAAGGAGCACGGCTCAGTTAAGGACTTCCCAGGAGCAACAAACATCACAAACGAAGAGCTCTTAGAGCTTGAAGTTGACGTTCTTGCACCAGCTGCAATTGAGGAAGTCATCACCAAGAAGAACGCCGACAACATCAAGGCTAAGATCATAGCGGAGCTTGCAAACGGCCCAACCACACCAGAGGCAGATGAGATACTCTATGAGAAAGGCATCCTTATCATTCCAGACTTCCTCTGTAACGCCGGTGGTGTTACAGTCAGCTACTTCGAGTGGGTGCAGAACATAACCGGTGACTACTGGACAGTCGAAGAGACAAGGGCAAAGCTTGACAAGAAGATGACCAAGGCATTCTGGGACGTCTACAACACCCACAAGGAGAAGAACATCAACATGCGTGATGCTGCTTACGTCGTTGCCGTCAGCAGAGTCTACCAGGCAATGCTCGACAGAGGATGGGTCAAGAAGTGA
- the psmB gene encoding archaeal proteasome endopeptidase complex subunit beta, which translates to MAKGVLHLSKFKGTTTVGIVCNDGVVLAADMRATIGNMVMSKNVTKIFQIDEHLALAGAGNVGDILSLVRMLRAETKLYRARVGREMSVKALATLTANILNGTKYFPYFGWFLIGGYDEKPNLYSVDMAGGMTEDKYVSAGSGMEFAYAVLENEYKEDMSVDEGVKLAVKAINTAIKRDVFTGDGILVVKITKEGYRELDKKEVDKILKTL; encoded by the coding sequence ATGGCTAAAGGGGTGTTGCACTTGAGTAAATTTAAAGGGACAACAACAGTAGGCATTGTTTGTAATGACGGAGTGGTGTTGGCAGCGGATATGAGAGCAACAATTGGCAACATGGTTATGTCAAAGAATGTCACAAAGATATTTCAGATAGACGAGCACTTAGCGTTGGCAGGTGCAGGCAATGTGGGGGATATCTTAAGTCTTGTCAGGATGCTCAGGGCAGAGACCAAGCTTTATAGAGCAAGGGTTGGCAGGGAGATGAGTGTTAAGGCTTTGGCAACATTAACAGCAAACATTCTCAATGGGACAAAATATTTCCCATATTTTGGCTGGTTCTTAATTGGGGGTTATGATGAAAAGCCAAATCTTTATTCTGTTGATATGGCTGGAGGAATGACTGAGGATAAATATGTTTCAGCAGGTTCTGGTATGGAGTTCGCATATGCTGTTTTAGAAAATGAATACAAAGAGGACATGAGTGTTGATGAAGGCGTTAAATTAGCAGTTAAAGCAATAAACACTGCTATTAAGAGGGACGTTTTCACGGGAGATGGAATACTGGTTGTTAAAATTACAAAAGAAGGATACAGAGAACTCGACAAAAAGGAAGTTGATAAGATTCTCAAAACTCTTTAA
- a CDS encoding beta-CASP ribonuclease aCPSF1: MIKRESFVDDILKEMREIINQMVPREAKITDIEFEGPELVIYVKNPEAIMQDGDLIKNLAKVLKKRISVRPDPDVLLPPERAEGLIKEIVPSEAEITNISFDPSVGEVIIEAKKPGLVIGKNGETLRKITQKVHWAPRVVRTPPLQSQTIYSIRQILQTESKDRRKFLRNVGRNIYRKPELKSEWIRITGLGGFREVGRSALLVQTNESFVLVDFGINVAALNDPKKAFPHFDAPEFRYVLNEGLLDAIIITHAHLDHSGLLPYLFRYNLFDGPIYTTPPTRDLMVLLQKDFIEIQQSNGAEPLYKPKDIKEVVKHTITLDYGEVRDISPDMRLTLHNAGHILGSAIVHLHIGNGLHNVAVTGDFKFIPTRLFEPANARFPRLETLIMESTYGGSNDYQMPREDAEKKLIEVIHQTIKRKGKVLIPAMAVGRAQEIMMVLEEYARVGGIEVPIYLDGMIWEATAIHTAYPEYLSKHLRDQIFHEGYNPFLNEIFKPVANSKERQDIIDSEEPAIIIASSGMLVGGPSVEYFKQLAPDPRNSIIFVSYQAEGTLGRQVQRGLKEIPTIGEGGRTEVIRVNMEVHTIDGFSGHADRRELMSYVAKVRPRPERVITVHGEPQKCLDLASSLHKRFSISTRAPNNLDAIRLK; encoded by the coding sequence GTGATAAAGAGGGAGAGCTTTGTAGATGACATTTTAAAGGAAATGAGGGAGATTATAAATCAAATGGTTCCAAGAGAAGCGAAAATAACAGATATTGAGTTTGAAGGCCCTGAGCTCGTTATTTATGTTAAAAATCCCGAGGCAATAATGCAAGATGGAGATTTAATTAAAAACCTTGCTAAGGTTCTCAAAAAAAGAATTAGTGTCAGACCTGATCCAGATGTTCTTCTTCCTCCCGAGAGAGCTGAAGGCTTGATTAAGGAGATAGTACCTTCTGAAGCTGAAATCACGAACATAAGCTTTGACCCTTCTGTTGGTGAGGTCATTATTGAGGCTAAAAAGCCGGGACTGGTTATTGGAAAGAACGGCGAGACATTGAGGAAAATAACACAGAAGGTTCACTGGGCGCCGAGAGTTGTTAGGACCCCACCTTTGCAGTCTCAAACAATATATTCGATTAGACAAATTCTCCAAACAGAGAGCAAAGACAGAAGGAAGTTTCTCAGGAATGTGGGGAGAAACATTTACAGAAAGCCGGAGCTTAAAAGTGAGTGGATCAGAATAACAGGTCTTGGGGGTTTTAGAGAGGTTGGAAGAAGTGCCCTACTTGTTCAAACAAATGAAAGCTTCGTTTTGGTTGATTTCGGAATAAATGTTGCAGCGCTAAACGATCCAAAAAAAGCATTTCCACATTTTGACGCCCCTGAGTTTAGATATGTCTTGAATGAAGGGTTGCTGGACGCTATAATCATCACCCATGCCCATTTGGACCACAGCGGACTGTTGCCATATCTCTTCCGCTACAACCTCTTTGATGGGCCAATTTACACAACACCTCCAACAAGGGACTTAATGGTTCTTCTTCAGAAGGACTTCATAGAAATACAGCAGAGCAACGGTGCAGAACCGCTTTATAAGCCAAAAGACATAAAAGAAGTTGTAAAGCATACGATAACCCTTGATTATGGGGAAGTAAGGGACATATCTCCAGACATGAGGCTTACCCTTCACAACGCTGGACACATTTTGGGTTCTGCCATAGTTCACCTCCACATTGGAAATGGGCTCCATAATGTGGCAGTTACGGGAGACTTCAAGTTCATTCCAACAAGACTGTTTGAACCTGCCAATGCAAGGTTTCCAAGGCTTGAAACGCTGATCATGGAATCAACATATGGAGGAAGCAATGACTATCAGATGCCAAGAGAAGATGCAGAGAAAAAGCTCATTGAGGTTATCCATCAAACGATAAAGAGAAAAGGGAAAGTGCTTATCCCAGCAATGGCCGTTGGTAGGGCTCAGGAGATCATGATGGTTCTTGAGGAGTACGCAAGAGTGGGTGGCATTGAAGTGCCGATATATCTTGATGGAATGATCTGGGAGGCAACAGCAATTCACACTGCCTATCCTGAATACCTAAGCAAGCACTTGAGGGATCAGATATTCCATGAGGGATACAACCCATTTTTAAATGAAATATTCAAGCCGGTTGCAAATTCTAAGGAGAGGCAAGACATAATTGACAGTGAAGAGCCTGCAATCATAATAGCATCTTCGGGCATGCTCGTTGGTGGGCCGAGTGTTGAGTACTTCAAACAACTGGCACCGGATCCAAGGAATTCCATAATTTTCGTCAGCTATCAGGCAGAAGGAACACTTGGAAGGCAAGTGCAGAGGGGTCTCAAGGAAATACCAACAATTGGGGAAGGCGGCAGGACAGAAGTGATAAGGGTAAACATGGAGGTTCATACAATCGATGGATTCTCAGGTCATGCTGATAGGAGAGAGCTGATGAGCTACGTTGCAAAAGTAAGGCCAAGACCCGAGAGGGTAATCACGGTTCACGGTGAACCACAAAAGTGTCTTGATTTAGCTTCAAGTCTGCATAAAAGATTCAGCATCTCAACAAGAGCACCCAACAATCTGGATGCAATAAGGTTAAAGTGA
- the thrC gene encoding threonine synthase: MRCPRCGREYSSFIPPRCLCGELLEITYDYSNVDPGKWKSREKGVWRYKELLPEVDEIVTLKEGGTPLVKAKIGEELNLNVYIKDETRNPTGSFRDRLVTVGVSYGLPYSDNGFIVASDGNAAASLAAYAARANREAFVVVPRRVDKGKLIQMIAFGAKIIRYGDSVDECVDYAKELAKLNGLYDITPENNIIGLEGQKTVAFELWEEINPTHVVIPTGSGSNLYSIYKGFKELLEIGAIEELPKLIAVQTDKCNPIASEILGIKQKREFTKALGLYVKDPVNRERAVKAVKESGGTAVVVREDELDLGEKLLAKEGVFVEYASAVVVPALIKLSNEGYFEKDDRIVLIVTGSGLKSYYIDEREKFSIGGTKLKILKLLKEKPMYGYEIWENLEKPMKYQAVYQHIKELESLGLIEEACKKGRKIYYKLTEKGQRLLENFEE; the protein is encoded by the coding sequence ATGAGATGTCCAAGATGTGGGAGAGAGTATTCCTCTTTTATTCCTCCGCGGTGCTTATGTGGTGAACTGCTTGAGATAACATATGACTACTCCAATGTTGATCCTGGAAAATGGAAAAGCCGTGAGAAAGGAGTTTGGCGCTATAAAGAACTTTTACCTGAAGTTGACGAAATCGTGACTCTCAAGGAAGGGGGAACTCCCTTAGTGAAAGCTAAAATTGGTGAAGAGCTAAATCTTAATGTCTACATAAAAGATGAGACTCGAAATCCTACAGGCTCCTTTAGAGACAGACTTGTAACTGTTGGCGTCTCTTACGGTCTTCCCTATTCTGATAATGGTTTTATAGTTGCAAGCGATGGAAATGCTGCTGCTTCTTTAGCTGCTTATGCTGCGAGAGCTAACAGAGAGGCTTTTGTTGTAGTGCCGAGAAGGGTTGATAAGGGAAAGCTCATCCAGATGATAGCTTTTGGTGCAAAGATAATCCGCTATGGGGACAGTGTTGATGAGTGTGTAGATTACGCTAAAGAGCTTGCAAAGCTCAATGGCTTATACGATATAACCCCAGAGAACAACATAATTGGATTAGAGGGACAGAAAACTGTAGCTTTTGAGCTTTGGGAAGAGATAAATCCAACACATGTTGTTATTCCAACGGGAAGCGGGAGCAACCTCTACAGCATTTATAAGGGCTTTAAGGAGCTTTTGGAGATTGGGGCAATTGAGGAATTGCCAAAGCTAATAGCTGTTCAAACAGATAAGTGCAACCCAATAGCGAGTGAAATTTTGGGGATAAAACAAAAGAGAGAATTCACAAAAGCTTTGGGGCTTTATGTTAAAGACCCAGTAAATCGAGAAAGAGCAGTTAAAGCTGTAAAAGAAAGTGGTGGAACAGCTGTTGTAGTTAGGGAAGATGAACTTGACTTGGGAGAAAAGCTATTGGCTAAAGAGGGTGTTTTTGTTGAATATGCATCAGCTGTTGTAGTTCCGGCTCTCATCAAGCTTAGCAATGAGGGATATTTTGAAAAAGACGATAGGATTGTTCTCATTGTCACCGGTTCCGGGCTCAAGAGCTATTATATAGATGAGCGGGAGAAATTCTCCATTGGTGGAACTAAGCTCAAAATTCTCAAACTGCTGAAAGAAAAGCCTATGTACGGCTATGAAATATGGGAGAACTTAGAAAAGCCAATGAAATATCAGGCTGTTTACCAGCACATTAAAGAGCTTGAGAGCTTAGGGCTCATAGAGGAAGCATGCAAGAAAGGGAGAAAGATTTACTACAAATTGACTGAAAAGGGACAGCGTTTGTTGGAGAACTTTGAAGAATAG
- the rpiA gene encoding ribose-5-phosphate isomerase RpiA produces the protein MNTEEMKKLVAKEALKYIEDDMIVGLGTGSTTAYFIKMLGKMIMNEELFDVYGLPTSYQARILALESGVPVVSLDEVDAIDIAVDGADEVDPHLNLIKGRGAALTMEKIIEYRAGTFLVLVDGSKLVEYLGQKMPVPIEVIPAAWRVIKEELEVFNATAELRMGVKKDGPVVTDNGNFILDAKFERIEDPLDLEIELNNIPGVVENGIFADIADIVLVGTKEGVKKLER, from the coding sequence ATGAACACTGAAGAGATGAAAAAGCTGGTCGCAAAGGAGGCTTTGAAGTATATTGAGGATGATATGATAGTTGGGTTAGGCACTGGTTCGACAACCGCTTACTTTATCAAAATGCTGGGCAAGATGATTATGAACGAGGAGCTTTTTGATGTTTATGGACTGCCAACTTCATATCAAGCGAGAATTCTGGCTTTGGAGAGTGGAGTTCCGGTTGTTAGTTTAGATGAAGTTGATGCAATAGACATAGCCGTTGACGGGGCAGATGAGGTTGATCCGCATTTAAATCTAATTAAAGGCAGGGGAGCAGCTTTAACTATGGAGAAAATTATCGAGTACAGAGCTGGAACTTTTCTCGTTCTCGTTGATGGGTCCAAGCTTGTGGAATATCTCGGACAAAAAATGCCTGTTCCAATTGAAGTAATTCCAGCAGCCTGGAGGGTCATAAAAGAAGAACTTGAAGTTTTCAATGCCACAGCTGAGCTCAGAATGGGCGTTAAGAAAGATGGCCCTGTGGTTACGGACAACGGAAACTTCATACTTGATGCCAAGTTTGAAAGGATTGAAGACCCTCTGGATTTAGAGATTGAGCTTAACAACATTCCCGGCGTCGTGGAGAATGGAATCTTTGCTGATATAGCTGATATTGTCTTAGTTGGCACTAAAGAGGGCGTTAAGAAGTTGGAACGCTGA